From one Anopheles cruzii chromosome 3, idAnoCruzAS_RS32_06, whole genome shotgun sequence genomic stretch:
- the LOC128274622 gene encoding kinase suppressor of Ras 1, protein MMMMANNNSGEAKGGSSAGNAQPNEGGAGGGGDESGSDGGGGGAGGSANASTGDSEVNIRRGLDVIQSMIDISADRLEGLRTQCATSAELTQQEIRTLETKLVKLFSDLLITKSKLPERLPARGLPATGNELKQWLRVVGLSCASLNAVIQQVSTLEGLLEKDDKELRTIMGNNVYVREEEIKRLTRASGNLKRYREQLEAVAGGRKVNAGDAMHDLFWDSWDRQPACHRTSPRVNRSLAGAKCNKPNVSYRHNNGPPTVPMAAGGGEFHADHHHITSPQSEESMASQHHHHHQQHHHQQHHHYHQQQHHEQLLNPHHTISPDEASTSGCTPSPSPPNSPSSVMLHGKQQQQQQQNRKGFPTTPPPKRKHQTALLTSSSSSSASSASTVTGTATVTTTQSAGAVAACAGGTNPADAASAAALTKSKSHESQFGGGGGGGAAGANNNHAVNNNNNNNNNNNGSSAGPGGGNNNPLYLVNNNNNIPTNVVPLGSNHEAGGPVVVSSATTTTTTTGSNILSEGAALMAANQRPMGNGSAGQRMGTFPRSRLHTEPTITSSNTTGSPSGGTTTQPDHLPQPQHHHHHHPHHHHHLHHGAPHHHPPSYHHHLQQQVTGGGQSDGGEYGASDGPPIIGSVPPKSPCTPIITRGMGHMIQHRFTKKFKVTKSTCDLCNKQMFFGYKCTECKYRCHRDCMQNVPPSCGLPQEFVDEFKKSLQSDTLLPTSVSPNIGRPPGGGTIPGGGGMMYVANARAGTLVRGPMHAIHACGGPDSSSAGSSCNSSSPSSPALLSLPPQTPGTSRQFNFPEVPNGQGVPGGGMMASTISTTGGSSLIASSGGCSLGSGITIETHPIGGSTGGGSHAVRSVGSSGYGGDSGVGGAIEIPTLQFSDIPDRDGACVLGGETDKTGSASATSTDSSSDRTPIRLDSTEERDHESSWPRQNSLSLKEWDIPYDDLHLKEKIGNGRFGTVHRALWHGDVAVKLLKEDYVDNDRTLEAFKLEVATFKKTRHENVVLFMGACMQPPRLAIVTSLCKGNTLFTHIHLRKDKFNLNRTTLVAQQISQGMGYLHARGIVHKDLKTKNIFLENGKVIITDFGLFSATKLLYCELGLGIPSGWLCYLAPELMCNLTPYRPVEGDLPFSRASDIYAFGTVWYELLCGEFPFKSQPAESIIWQVGRGMKQTLANLQASRDVKDILIKCWNYHLDDRPDFAKLLNLLERLPKKRLARSPSHPVQLSRSAESVF, encoded by the exons atgatgatgatggccaatAATAATTCCGGCGAGGCGAAGGGGGGCAGTAGCGCCGGGAACGCCCAACCGAACGAGGgaggtgccggtggcggaggtgaTGAGTCTGGTagtgacggcggcggtggtggcgctggtggcagTGCCAACGCCAGCACCGGGGACAGTGAAGTGAATATACGGCGCGGTCTGGATGTGATACAGAGCATGATCGATATATCGGCCGACCGGCTCGAGGGACTGCGGACGCAGTGCGCGACCAGCGCCGAGCTGACGCAGCAGGAAATCCGCACGCTCGAGACGAAGCTCGTGAAGCTCTTCTCCGATCTGTTAATTACTAAATCGAAGCTCCCGGAGCGGTTGCCCGCCCGGGGTCTGCCCGCCACCGGGAACGAACTCAAGCAATGGCTCAGGGTCGTCG GTCTGAGCTGTGCGTCACTCAACGCTGTGATACAACAGGTCAGCACGCTCGAGGGACTGCTGGAGAAGGACGACAAGGAGCTGCGGACAATCATGGGCAACAATGTGTACGTCCGGGAAGAGGAAATCAAGCGGTTGACGCGCGCCTCCGGCAACTTGAAGCGCTACCGAGAGCAGCTCGAGGCCGTGGCCGGCGGGCGCAAGGTGAATGCGGGTGACGCGATGCACGATCTCTTCTGGGACTCCTGGGACCGCCAACCGGCCTGCCATCGCACGTCGCCCCGCGTGAACCGCTCGTTGGCCGGGGCCAAGTGCAACAAGCCGAACGTTAGCTATCGCCACAACAACGGACCACCGACGGTCccgatggcggccggcggcggagaGTTTCACGCTGACCATCACCACATCACCAGCCCGCAGTCGGAGGAATCGATGGCCtcccagcatcatcatcaccatcagcagcaccaccaccaacaacaccaccactaccaccagcagcagcaccatgaACAGCTGCTCAATCCGCATCACACCATCTCCCCGGACGAAGCGTCGACCAGCGGCTGCACTCCCTCGCCATCGCCCCCGAACTCGCCCTCCAGCGTGATGCTGCACGgcaagcaacagcagcagcagcagcagaaccgcAAGGGTTTtccgacgacgccaccgcccAAGCGGAAACATCAGACCGCGCTGCTCacctcttcctcgtcgtcctccgcTTCCTCGGCGTCCACGGTCACGGGGACTGCGACGGTCACCACAACGCAGTCGGCAGGGGCCGTCGCTGCTTGCGCCGGAGGCACCAATCCTGCGGATGCCGCTTCCGCTGCGGCACTAACCAAATCGAAATCCCACGAATCGCagtttggcggcggcggcggcggtggtgccgctggtgccaacaacaatcacgccgtcaacaacaacaacaacaacaacaataataacaacgGTAGCAGCGCTGGTCCGGGAGGAGGCAACAACAATCCGCTTTATCTCgtcaacaataacaacaacattccAACGAACGTGGTACCGCTGGGGTCGAACCACGAAGCCGGAGGTCCGGTCGTCGTCAGCtccgcaacgacgacgaccacgacaaCCGGCAGCAACATTCTGAGCGAAGGTGCGGCACTGATGGCCGCCAATCAGCGGCCGATGGGCAACGGAAGTGCCGGCCAGCGGATGGGAACGTTCCCGCGCAGTCGGCTGCACACGGAACCGACCATCACGAGCAGCAACACTACGGGGTCCCCGtccggtggcaccaccacgCAGCCGGATCATCTTCCCCAGccgcagcaccatcaccaccaccatccccaccaccatcatcatctgcacCACGGGGCGCCGCATCATCACCCTCCGTCGTACCATCAccatctgcagcagcaagTAACAGGCGGCGGCCAGTCGGACGGTGGCGAGTACGGTGCCAGCGACGGGCCGCCGATCATCGGCAGCGTGCCGCCCAAGTCACCCTGCACACCGATCATCACGCGCGGCATGGGCCACATGATACAGCACCGGTTCACGAAGAAGTTCAAGGTCACCAAGAGCACGTGCGATCTCTGCAACAAGCAAATGTTCTTCGGCTACAAGTGCACCGAGTGCAAGTACCGGTGCCACCGGGACTGCATGCAGAACGTGCCACCGTCGTGCGGCCTGCCGCAGGAGTTCGTGGACGAGTTCAAGAAGTCGCTCCAATCCGACACGCTGCTCCCGACGAGCGTCTCGCCGAATATTGGCCGACCGCCTGGCGGAGGCACCAtccccgggggcggtggcATGATGTACGTCGCGAATGCACGGGCCGGCACACTGGTGCGAGGCCCGATGCACGCGATTCACGCATGCGGTGGCCCGGACAGTAGCTCGGCCGGCTCGAGCTGCAACAGCTCGTCCCCCTCGAGCCCGGCTTTGCTCTCGCTGCCACCGCAAACGCCGGGCACTTCACGCCAGTTCAATTTTCCCGAGGTACCCAACGGCCAAGGGGTGCCCGGTGGGGGCATGATGGCGTCAACGATTTCGACCACGGGCGGCAGCTCATTGATAGCGAGCAGTGGAGGATGCAGCCTGGGCAGTGGCATCACGATCGAAACACATCCCATCGGGGGCTctaccggcggtggcagccaCGCGGTGCGAAGTGTGGGCAGCAGCGGTTACGGTGGAGACagcggtgttggtggtgccaTCGAGATCCCCACGCTGCAGTTCTCGGACATTCCCGATCGGGACGGGGCGTGCGTGTTGGGCGGCGAAACGGACAAGACGGGTTCAGCGAgtgccaccagcaccgactCGTCCTCGGACCGCACCCCGATCCGGCTCGATTCGACCGAGGAGCGCGACCACGAGAGTAGCTGGCCGCGGCAGAACAGTCTGTCGCTCAAGGAGTGGGACATCCCGTACGACGATCTGCACCTGAAGGAGAAGATCGGCAACGGGCGGTTCGGCACGGTGCATCGGGCCCTCTGGCACGGCGACGTGGCCGTGAAGCTGCTCAAAGAGGACTACGTGGACAACGACCGGACGCTGGAGGCGTTCAAGCTCGAGGTCGCCACGTTCAAGAAGACGCGCCACGAAAACGTGGTGCTGTTCATGGGCGCCTGCATGCAGCCGCCCCGGCTCGCGATCGTCACCTCGCTGTGCAAGGGCAACACGCTCTTCACGCACATCCACCTGCGCAAGGACAAGTTCAACCTGAACCGCACCACCCTGGTGGCGCAACAGATCTCGCAGGGCATGGGCTACCTGCACGCGCGCGGCATCGTCCACAAGGACCTCAAGACGAAGAACATCTTCCTCGAGAACGGCAAGGTGATCATCACCGACTTTGGCCTCTTCAGTGCGACCAAGCTGCTGTACTGTGAGCTGGGGCTCGGCATTCCGAGTGGCTGGCTGTGCTACCTGGCGCCCGAGCTGATGTGCAACCTGACACCGTACCGGCCGGTCGAGGGCGACCTGCCGTTCTCGCGGGCCTCGGACATCTACGCGTTCGGCACCGTCTGGTACGAGCTGCTGTGCGGCGAGTTTCCCTTCAAGTCGCAGCCGGCCGAATCGATCATCTGGCAGGTGGGGCGCGGCATGAAGCAAACCCTCGCCAATCTGCAGGCTTCGCGCGACGTCAAGGACATTCTGATCAAGTGCTGGAACTACCATCTGGACGATAGGCCCGACTTTGCCAAACTGCTGAACCTACTCGAGCGACTCCCGAAGAAGCGGCTCGCCCGGTCCCCCTCGCATCCCGTGCAACTGTCGCGCTCGGCTGAATCCGTGTTCTAG